In Syntrophobacterales bacterium, a genomic segment contains:
- the ligA gene encoding NAD-dependent DNA ligase LigA, translated as MDREEAQKEITFLRKDLDYHNYRYYVLDDPVISDAEYDRMMRNLQTLEEEYQELVTPNSPTRRVGTRPLSEFSTVTHTMPMLSLANAMTLDEMADFDRRIKRLLNVSEVEYAMEAKIDGLAVELVYIDGLFSLGSTRGDGYTGEDITQNLKTIRSIPMRLISDHGIPVPERLEVRGEVYMGKKEFEVLNRRRGQAGETLFANPRNAAAGSVRQLDPRITAKRNLNAFFYAPGQITGISVSTHLEFLDNLRKWGFRVNEYAKLLTGLDEVLSYYDLIYGKREEIPYEIDGTVVKVNRLDHQARLGTVSRSPRWAIAYKFEAQEETTVIKDIIVSVGRTGALTPVAMLQPVYVSGVEVSRATLHNEDEIGRKNIMVGDTVIVRRAGDVIPEVVKVIPEKRTGMERCFAIPDRCPVCSEVVVRPPGEAIRRCVNINCPAQIKGSIEHFSSKRAMDIDGLGTKLIEQLVDKRIVKDVSDLYYLTKEMLVSMERMADKSARKIVDAIEASKSRSWARFIYGLGIRNVGEHISGLLAERYEGIDILISATREELMAIPEIGPEAAYSIISFFGDEKNLATIERMRKKGVVVKQEKLHRRSLDGMTFVFTGTMNKMAREDARRMVEDLGAKTASSVSKKIDYIVIGEEAGSKLEKARELNIRTLTEDEFLHLIQKA; from the coding sequence ATGGATAGGGAAGAAGCACAAAAAGAAATAACATTTCTAAGAAAAGACCTGGACTATCATAATTACCGTTACTATGTCCTAGACGATCCGGTAATCTCCGATGCAGAGTATGACAGAATGATGAGAAATCTGCAGACTTTGGAAGAGGAATACCAGGAGTTGGTTACACCTAATTCTCCAACCAGGAGAGTAGGCACAAGACCGCTCAGCGAGTTCTCCACCGTCACCCATACTATGCCAATGCTTAGTCTCGCAAACGCCATGACCCTGGATGAGATGGCGGATTTTGATAGACGTATAAAGAGACTCCTCAACGTGAGTGAAGTCGAGTACGCAATGGAGGCAAAGATAGATGGTCTCGCCGTTGAACTGGTATACATAGATGGCTTATTCTCGCTTGGGTCTACAAGAGGAGACGGGTACACGGGGGAAGACATTACACAGAACCTGAAGACCATCAGGTCGATTCCCATGAGACTCATCAGCGATCATGGCATTCCTGTCCCGGAAAGGCTTGAGGTAAGAGGCGAGGTATACATGGGGAAAAAAGAGTTTGAGGTTTTGAACAGGAGAAGAGGGCAGGCAGGTGAGACTCTATTCGCCAATCCAAGAAATGCCGCGGCCGGTTCAGTGAGACAACTCGATCCCAGGATTACTGCGAAGAGGAATCTTAACGCATTCTTTTACGCGCCAGGACAGATAACCGGCATATCAGTGAGTACTCACCTAGAATTTCTCGATAACCTCCGAAAGTGGGGATTCCGCGTGAACGAATATGCGAAACTCCTCACCGGTCTCGACGAGGTCTTGTCTTACTACGATCTGATTTACGGCAAGAGAGAAGAAATACCATATGAAATTGATGGGACCGTGGTAAAAGTAAACAGATTAGACCACCAGGCACGCCTGGGGACGGTATCCCGGTCTCCACGATGGGCAATTGCCTACAAATTTGAGGCCCAAGAAGAGACCACCGTCATAAAGGATATCATCGTCAGCGTTGGAAGGACAGGTGCGCTTACCCCTGTTGCCATGCTGCAACCAGTCTACGTATCCGGCGTCGAGGTATCAAGGGCGACACTACACAACGAGGACGAAATCGGAAGAAAGAATATCATGGTGGGCGACACGGTCATTGTCAGGCGGGCGGGTGATGTTATCCCTGAAGTAGTAAAAGTGATACCGGAGAAAAGAACCGGGATGGAACGGTGTTTTGCCATACCTGATAGATGTCCCGTATGCAGCGAAGTTGTGGTAAGGCCGCCGGGGGAAGCGATCAGGCGATGTGTAAATATCAACTGTCCGGCCCAGATAAAGGGTAGCATAGAGCATTTCTCATCCAAGAGGGCGATGGACATAGACGGTCTTGGAACCAAGCTGATTGAACAACTGGTGGACAAAAGAATTGTGAAGGACGTTTCCGACCTTTATTACCTCACAAAAGAAATGCTTGTGAGTATGGAGAGAATGGCGGATAAATCTGCTAGAAAAATAGTAGATGCTATTGAAGCGTCCAAGAGCAGGTCATGGGCCAGGTTCATATACGGTCTCGGTATAAGGAATGTAGGGGAACATATTTCGGGACTCCTCGCGGAACGATATGAGGGTATCGATATCCTCATATCCGCGACACGGGAAGAATTGATGGCCATCCCGGAAATAGGCCCAGAGGCAGCTTACAGTATTATATCCTTTTTTGGCGATGAAAAGAACCTCGCCACGATCGAAAGAATGCGCAAAAAAGGTGTTGTAGTAAAACAGGAGAAGCTCCACAGGCGGAGTCTGGATGGCATGACTTTCGTCTTCACCGGCACCATGAACAAGATGGCGCGGGAGGATGCACGAAGGATGGTAGAGGATCTGGGCGCGAAGACCGCTTCCTCGGTGAGCAAAAAAATTGATTACATTGTCATCGGGGAAGAAGCAGGCTCGAAACTGGAAAAAGCTCGCGAGCTGAATATAAGGACTCTTACAGAGGACGAATTCCTACATCTCATACAAAAGGCTTGA
- a CDS encoding Mut7-C RNAse domain-containing protein yields the protein MRFVCNVMLEKPTKLVNDVLRMLGLYTVYIKTGQEFDKFIALHEQTPYWLFSGDCALDSANTSCSCGSQAERPVQRIHHVIDPYVGPSASNVTYA from the coding sequence ATGAGGTTTGTATGTAATGTGATGCTCGAAAAACCGACAAAATTAGTTAATGATGTTCTAAGGATGTTAGGGCTATACACGGTCTATATAAAAACAGGGCAGGAATTCGACAAATTTATCGCCCTCCACGAACAGACACCATACTGGCTGTTTAGCGGAGATTGTGCGTTAGATTCGGCGAACACATCGTGTTCGTGTGGCTCACAGGCCGAAAGACCAGTTCAGAGAATCCACCACGTGATTGATCCGTACGTGGGGCCCAGTGCATCGAATGTAACGTACGCCTAA
- a CDS encoding IMP cyclohydrolase, with amino-acid sequence MDDIKGMYKKVVKDNFPDTMKIDMGGQTLVYKKRIWNIFDADENCNVERGIRYGENPDQAAAMYELINGNIILGDVKFFDFDGGLTSKITEKDMLQVGKHPGKINLTDVDNALNILKFLDRKSACAIMKHNNPCGVAYGATSAEAFEKAFWCDRIAAFGGAVVFSKALDAETAKAMAPYYFEVVAAPDFEGDAIDILKKWKNLRILKIDNIARLQAFKTKRYIDIKSLMDGGLIIQESQPFRIKGKEDLKPAETVYKGETYRIRRAPTDREYTDMLFGWYVESGVSSNSALFIKDEATIAIGTGEQDRVGVVEVATFKAYKKFMDAEVFKKYGVPYAVFRLEADRGKRKMEDLIEIERFTRERKAGLIGSVVVSDGFFPFRDGVDAAIKEGVTGIIQPGGSERDFEVIEACNEANVTMAFAGQRLFKH; translated from the coding sequence GTGGACGATATTAAAGGGATGTACAAGAAGGTCGTAAAGGACAACTTTCCCGACACCATGAAGATTGATATGGGCGGGCAGACCCTTGTGTACAAAAAAAGGATTTGGAATATTTTCGATGCCGATGAGAATTGCAATGTAGAGAGAGGAATCAGGTACGGAGAAAATCCGGACCAGGCGGCAGCCATGTATGAATTGATAAACGGCAATATTATCCTCGGGGATGTCAAATTCTTCGATTTCGACGGAGGTCTAACCAGCAAGATAACCGAAAAAGATATGTTGCAGGTGGGAAAACACCCGGGAAAGATCAACCTGACAGACGTTGATAATGCCCTTAATATCCTCAAATTTCTCGACCGTAAGTCTGCGTGTGCGATCATGAAGCATAATAACCCGTGCGGTGTGGCTTATGGTGCTACCTCGGCGGAAGCATTCGAAAAGGCGTTCTGGTGCGACAGGATCGCCGCATTCGGAGGAGCGGTGGTATTCAGTAAGGCGCTGGATGCTGAGACGGCAAAAGCTATGGCGCCGTATTACTTTGAGGTGGTGGCCGCACCCGATTTTGAAGGGGATGCTATTGATATTTTAAAAAAATGGAAGAATCTTAGGATACTCAAGATCGACAATATTGCGCGACTTCAAGCATTCAAGACGAAGAGGTACATTGATATTAAGTCTTTGATGGACGGTGGACTCATCATTCAGGAATCCCAGCCTTTCAGGATTAAGGGCAAGGAGGACCTGAAGCCTGCGGAAACGGTCTATAAAGGCGAAACGTACCGGATCAGGAGGGCGCCCACGGACAGAGAATATACCGATATGCTGTTCGGGTGGTACGTGGAATCAGGCGTAAGCTCCAATTCCGCTCTTTTCATAAAGGACGAGGCTACCATCGCTATCGGAACAGGAGAACAGGACAGGGTAGGTGTGGTGGAGGTCGCTACCTTCAAAGCCTACAAGAAGTTCATGGATGCCGAGGTATTCAAGAAATACGGGGTTCCATACGCGGTATTCAGGTTGGAGGCGGACAGGGGGAAGCGGAAGATGGAGGATCTCATCGAAATAGAGCGGTTTACCAGAGAACGGAAGGCGGGACTCATAGGGTCCGTTGTCGTATCGGACGGGTTTTTTCCATTCAGAGACGGTGTGGACGCCGCTATAAAGGAGGGCGTTACCGGGATTATACAACCTGGTGGGTCCGAGCGCGATTTCGAAGTGATTGAGGCGTGCAACGAGGCAAACGTAACCATGGCCTTTGCGGGCCAGAGGCTATTCAAACACTGA
- a CDS encoding MTAP family purine nucleoside phosphorylase has product MLAIIAGTSLIESALFAAWKNTSVQTPYGGVTVKTDSKHWFLQRHGDPPMPPHRINHRAHIWALKMLKVTEIVAFNSVGSLKLKIEPAALVLPHDFISPWDVPTMFDHEMRFTVPEMDTALRSHLEGVCRELGFDVVDGGVYIQTKGPRLETKAEIRYLRRLGDIVGMTMASEATLCTEVGLHYTSLCSVDNYCNGISKVPLTVKEIETNVLKNSERLESIINGIISKDFKNR; this is encoded by the coding sequence ATGTTGGCAATCATCGCAGGAACATCGTTAATAGAGTCTGCCCTTTTTGCGGCGTGGAAGAATACCTCCGTGCAGACACCTTACGGCGGAGTAACGGTAAAAACCGACAGTAAACATTGGTTTTTACAGAGACACGGGGACCCTCCCATGCCGCCCCACCGCATAAACCATCGCGCTCACATATGGGCACTTAAGATGCTAAAGGTTACTGAGATCGTAGCTTTCAACTCGGTGGGAAGCCTGAAACTGAAAATTGAGCCTGCCGCGCTCGTGCTACCCCATGATTTTATATCTCCATGGGATGTCCCTACCATGTTCGACCATGAAATGAGATTCACGGTCCCCGAAATGGACACGGCTCTCAGGAGCCATCTTGAGGGGGTCTGCCGTGAACTGGGTTTTGACGTGGTCGATGGTGGAGTCTATATACAGACCAAGGGTCCAAGACTCGAAACCAAAGCCGAGATCCGTTATCTACGGAGACTTGGTGACATCGTAGGAATGACAATGGCATCTGAGGCAACCCTTTGTACGGAAGTGGGGCTGCACTATACAAGTCTGTGTTCTGTTGATAATTACTGTAACGGCATCAGCAAAGTACCGTTAACAGTCAAGGAGATAGAAACCAACGTGCTCAAAAACAGTGAAAGACTGGAGTCTATAATCAACGGCATTATCTCGAAGGACTTTAAGAATAGATGA
- a CDS encoding glutaconyl-CoA decarboxylase subunit alpha, with product MRPYFEKMQDWGKSAKVNAANAEEIKKVEQEISDLIEKNKNAGMPKEALNKRGEWTVHQRLEYIVDPGTWAPLHLLYDPMDEESGTTGVVDGLGRINGRWCVIIGFDNKVMAGAWIAGQSDNILRVTDMAKRLHCPLVWLVNCSGVKLPEQEKVYANRRGSGTTFFRHAELNKLGIPVIAVIYGTNPAGGGYQGISPTLLLAHKDCNIAVGGAGIVSGMAPKGFFDEGMAEQIIEATRKFKSVPPGRVEIHHDSTGFFREVHPSEESLLDSLKAWMAKLPAYDASFFRVAQPAEPKFPAEDLYSILSFNQKMTYDVEQLMARLVDNSENMEFRPGFGPELYTGLVKIDGFLIGVVANRQGMLPKGYPYYAPYPGIGGKFYREGLIKVNEFVTLCGRDRVPMLWIQDTSGIDVGDIAEKAELLGLGQALIYSIEQSDLPMMTIVLRKGTAAAHYIMAGPQANNNNAFTIGTATTEIYVMHGETASVASFARRLVKEKDSSKPLAPVIDQMNKLVKEYYDKSRPAYCAKMGLVDEVVKLSDLRKYLVGFANCCYQNPKSITPQHQMILCRIIKG from the coding sequence ATGAGACCCTACTTCGAAAAGATGCAGGACTGGGGAAAATCGGCGAAGGTAAATGCAGCTAATGCCGAAGAGATCAAGAAAGTCGAACAAGAGATATCGGACCTTATTGAAAAGAATAAGAACGCGGGAATGCCGAAAGAGGCTTTGAACAAAAGAGGAGAATGGACTGTCCATCAGAGACTGGAATATATCGTAGACCCTGGTACTTGGGCCCCTCTCCATCTGCTTTATGATCCCATGGACGAAGAATCCGGAACAACAGGCGTTGTAGACGGCCTCGGGAGAATCAACGGCAGATGGTGCGTGATCATTGGTTTTGACAACAAAGTTATGGCAGGTGCTTGGATTGCCGGCCAGTCGGACAATATACTCAGAGTAACCGACATGGCGAAAAGACTGCATTGCCCCCTTGTGTGGCTGGTCAACTGCAGTGGCGTGAAACTGCCCGAGCAGGAAAAAGTTTACGCTAACCGGCGCGGAAGCGGAACAACTTTTTTCCGCCACGCGGAGTTGAACAAGTTAGGCATTCCTGTTATCGCGGTAATATATGGAACGAATCCAGCAGGCGGCGGATATCAGGGCATCAGCCCTACACTTCTACTGGCCCATAAAGACTGCAACATCGCAGTAGGCGGCGCGGGTATTGTGAGTGGAATGGCGCCGAAGGGCTTTTTTGACGAGGGTATGGCTGAACAGATCATAGAGGCAACTAGGAAATTTAAATCAGTGCCTCCCGGTAGGGTTGAGATACATCATGACAGCACTGGATTTTTCAGGGAAGTGCATCCTTCCGAGGAGAGTCTTCTGGATTCACTGAAGGCATGGATGGCCAAACTGCCCGCATACGACGCGAGTTTTTTCAGAGTAGCGCAGCCGGCGGAGCCAAAATTTCCCGCAGAAGATCTTTACAGCATCCTCTCTTTCAACCAAAAAATGACCTATGATGTTGAGCAGCTCATGGCGAGGTTGGTCGATAACAGTGAGAACATGGAGTTTAGGCCAGGTTTTGGTCCAGAGCTTTATACGGGTCTTGTCAAGATTGATGGCTTCCTCATTGGCGTAGTTGCAAACAGACAGGGTATGCTGCCGAAAGGCTATCCGTACTACGCGCCGTATCCCGGCATTGGTGGAAAGTTCTACCGCGAAGGACTCATCAAAGTGAACGAGTTTGTCACGCTGTGCGGAAGGGATAGAGTCCCCATGCTCTGGATTCAGGATACGTCGGGAATTGATGTTGGTGACATCGCCGAGAAAGCCGAACTCTTGGGTCTCGGACAGGCGCTCATTTACTCCATTGAGCAGAGCGATCTTCCCATGATGACAATCGTATTGAGAAAAGGAACGGCTGCTGCCCACTATATCATGGCCGGCCCCCAGGCGAACAATAATAACGCCTTTACCATCGGCACTGCCACGACGGAGATTTACGTCATGCACGGTGAGACTGCGTCTGTGGCGAGTTTTGCAAGAAGACTGGTAAAAGAGAAAGACTCAAGCAAGCCATTGGCGCCTGTCATTGATCAGATGAACAAGCTTGTCAAAGAATACTATGATAAGTCTAGGCCGGCATACTGTGCCAAAATGGGTCTTGTTGACGAAGTCGTAAAGCTGAGCGATTTAAGGAAATACCTCGTGGGTTTTGCGAACTGCTGTTACCAGAATCCGAAGTCCATTACTCCACAGCATCAGATGATACTCTGCAGAATCATCAAAGGCTAA
- a CDS encoding amidohydrolase, producing the protein MKILVKGAFLDGQQRDVFLENGTIQEISENCKREADHTVDGRGKVLLPSFINGHTHSAMTLFRGYADDMPLKPWLEQKIWPLEAKLTEEDVYWGAKLACLEMIKNGITVFNDMYWFWEATAKAVRDMGIRGFIGAVFIDMFDQNKCQQEIDNNIRLFEISEKYRPHVTFTFGPHAVYTVCKESLQWMRDFSEKHDILIHMHLSETGEEDTFAQERYGMSPVGFLDSMDILSQRFLGCHGCWLTEKDCDLLKTKGVSLVHNPVSNMKLAVGKFFPYRSIAERAIPFCLGTDGCASNNHLDLIESMKFASLLAKFSTGDPTALPAKEVFRIATEDAALIFGLGNWRIKVGCNPDLILVDPARPELTPGFDIYSDVVYSSNGYIVDTVISMGKVVMENRCVPDESEIIKNAKMVSKALVAR; encoded by the coding sequence ATGAAGATACTCGTTAAAGGAGCGTTTCTGGACGGACAGCAAAGAGACGTCTTTCTCGAAAACGGCACGATCCAGGAAATATCGGAAAATTGCAAACGCGAGGCGGACCACACAGTCGACGGAAGAGGTAAAGTCCTTTTACCTTCTTTCATAAACGGGCATACCCATTCGGCCATGACGCTTTTCAGAGGATATGCCGACGATATGCCCCTTAAGCCCTGGCTGGAACAAAAAATATGGCCCCTTGAGGCCAAACTGACGGAAGAGGATGTTTATTGGGGAGCGAAACTTGCCTGCTTGGAGATGATAAAGAACGGAATCACTGTCTTCAACGACATGTACTGGTTCTGGGAAGCCACCGCGAAAGCAGTGCGTGACATGGGGATCAGAGGCTTCATTGGTGCCGTTTTCATAGACATGTTTGATCAGAACAAATGCCAGCAGGAGATCGATAATAATATAAGGCTGTTCGAGATTTCGGAAAAATATCGGCCCCATGTGACATTTACCTTCGGTCCTCATGCCGTCTATACAGTCTGCAAGGAGAGCCTCCAATGGATGCGCGATTTCTCCGAAAAACACGATATTCTAATCCATATGCATCTTTCGGAGACCGGTGAGGAAGACACGTTCGCTCAAGAGCGATATGGGATGTCGCCCGTCGGGTTTCTCGATTCCATGGATATTCTCTCACAAAGGTTTTTGGGATGTCATGGTTGCTGGCTCACTGAAAAGGACTGTGATCTGCTCAAGACAAAAGGTGTAAGTCTTGTTCATAATCCGGTCTCCAACATGAAGCTTGCAGTAGGCAAGTTTTTTCCTTATCGTAGTATCGCGGAGCGGGCGATCCCTTTTTGTCTCGGGACCGATGGATGCGCTTCCAACAACCACTTGGACCTCATAGAATCAATGAAATTTGCCTCCCTATTGGCAAAGTTTTCCACCGGAGATCCTACTGCCCTTCCCGCCAAGGAAGTATTCAGAATAGCCACTGAAGACGCGGCCCTCATATTCGGACTGGGTAACTGGAGAATCAAAGTTGGATGCAATCCCGATCTTATTCTCGTTGATCCGGCACGGCCGGAGTTGACCCCAGGCTTCGACATCTATTCAGACGTAGTCTATTCCTCGAATGGTTATATTGTGGATACAGTGATTTCAATGGGTAAAGTAGTGATGGAAAACAGGTGTGTGCCCGATGAGAGCGAAATTATTAAGAACGCCAAAATGGTGTCAAAAGCCTTGGTTGCACGATAA
- a CDS encoding endonuclease III: MTETHGETSIDEIISILRNYLKDAVPVVTRLSQKRRDPFIVLVGTLLSLRTKDETTDRAIGRLMARAKTPLEILSLKDEELQELIYPVGFYRNKTKTLKEVSKIILEKYQGVVPDTVDELLNIRGVGRKTASLVLNEGYAKPAICVDTHVHRISNRLAIVETRNPHQTENDLTGVLPQKYWIIFNTLLVVFGQKVCTPISPFCSTCPLNHLCPQAGVTTHR; this comes from the coding sequence TTGACTGAAACACACGGCGAGACGAGCATTGACGAGATTATAAGCATCTTGAGGAACTACCTGAAAGATGCTGTCCCTGTGGTCACCAGATTGTCACAGAAAAGGAGAGACCCGTTCATTGTTCTAGTGGGCACCCTTTTAAGTCTCAGAACGAAAGACGAAACCACAGATCGGGCCATAGGGAGATTGATGGCACGGGCAAAAACACCCTTGGAGATACTCAGCCTTAAAGATGAAGAACTGCAAGAGCTTATTTATCCTGTAGGTTTTTACAGAAACAAAACTAAGACCCTGAAAGAAGTGTCAAAAATAATCCTGGAAAAGTATCAAGGTGTAGTGCCCGACACGGTAGATGAGTTGCTGAACATAAGAGGGGTGGGAAGAAAGACGGCCAGCCTTGTGCTCAATGAAGGATATGCCAAGCCTGCCATTTGCGTGGACACGCACGTACACAGGATTTCCAACCGGCTTGCTATTGTCGAAACACGTAATCCCCACCAGACCGAGAACGATCTAACAGGTGTGCTTCCGCAAAAATACTGGATTATTTTCAATACACTCCTTGTCGTTTTCGGACAGAAGGTGTGCACACCCATCTCTCCTTTTTGCAGTACCTGCCCTCTGAATCATCTCTGTCCACAGGCAGGCGTGACGACTCATCGGTAG
- the nth gene encoding endonuclease III, whose translation MEKNINVIIAALRKMHGEERNELKFGTPLELVVATVLSAQCTDERVNRTTPILFKKYKGFTDYLRVPLEELEEDIRPTGFFKKKAKAIKNIATEVEERFGGHIPEDVVALATIKGIGRKSANLIAGIAFRKPAVIVDTHVIRVSNRVGLTSNKNPEKIEKDLKQKVTEGDWLKFSLLVTLHGRYICLARKPECERCLIRDYCDYLLGGKANV comes from the coding sequence ATGGAAAAAAACATAAATGTGATAATAGCTGCCCTGAGAAAGATGCACGGGGAGGAAAGGAACGAGCTGAAATTTGGTACGCCCCTTGAACTTGTCGTGGCAACTGTTTTGTCTGCGCAATGTACGGACGAGCGGGTGAACAGAACTACACCTATACTTTTTAAGAAATATAAAGGATTCACGGATTACCTCCGTGTTCCACTTGAAGAGCTTGAAGAGGATATCAGACCAACCGGCTTCTTCAAAAAGAAGGCGAAGGCTATCAAGAATATCGCGACCGAAGTGGAAGAACGCTTCGGCGGTCATATACCCGAAGACGTTGTTGCCCTTGCGACGATTAAGGGGATAGGAAGGAAATCCGCAAATTTGATTGCAGGAATCGCCTTCAGAAAACCTGCGGTTATAGTCGATACTCATGTGATCAGGGTTTCAAACAGGGTAGGTCTTACGAGTAACAAAAATCCGGAGAAGATAGAAAAGGACCTGAAACAGAAGGTTACGGAAGGGGACTGGCTGAAATTCTCCCTTCTCGTCACCCTTCATGGCCGTTACATCTGTCTGGCGCGGAAACCCGAATGTGAAAGGTGTCTTATACGGGACTACTGTGATTACTTGCTAGGAGGAAAGGCGAATGTTTGA
- a CDS encoding transketolase has product MFEKEKLSEADCQKLSELSRLAKGDIITMTRLAGSGHPGGSISSLDMYLVLFSYARLTGEPRDRIVVSHGHTSPGVYSSLARLGHLPRDEVVTFFRKARSPFEGHVVKGIPFIDWSTGNLGQGLSAGCGFAIGSKIRGEDSHIYVFMGDGEQQKGQISEARRFAKKFGLLNITVIVDYNGLQISGAIDSVMPQNIAENYLSDGWDVLEIDGHNYDEVYRAFKRTRINENPTCIIAHTIMGKGIPFMENKEKYHGSPLNESEYREALRTLGLKDDFETYKVNRNGQCSWKIPMRDKEIAIDPGIPFTYSDEDKIDNRTAFGKALKDLAERNIPKGNIICVFDCDLASSVKTADFAKVFPEYFFQGGIQEHNTATIAGALSTDGILTFFADFGAFGIDETYNQQRLNDINKANLKLILTHVGLDVGQDGKTHQCVDYIGLANNLHNFKVIVPCDPNQMDRVTRYVAASKGNFLVAMGRSRWGVTVRSDRSAFYGDGYEYQYGTMDVLKEGKDGVIIAYGGMVHKALHVSEILEREDMYVGVVNMSSVKEVDGEVMKKLRGLPLVVTYEDHNVLTGIAPRIATYLLSHGYTGRMESLGVKAYGVSDDAEEAYAAEGLDAASVAKMLLGISR; this is encoded by the coding sequence ATGTTTGAAAAAGAAAAACTTAGTGAGGCGGATTGTCAGAAGCTCAGCGAGCTTTCGCGTCTTGCAAAAGGCGATATTATAACGATGACGAGACTGGCTGGCTCAGGTCACCCTGGAGGATCTATCTCGTCCCTCGACATGTATCTTGTGCTTTTTTCATATGCGAGACTGACAGGGGAACCCAGGGACCGTATTGTGGTCAGCCATGGTCACACATCCCCCGGCGTTTACTCGAGCCTCGCGAGGCTTGGACATCTTCCGCGTGATGAGGTCGTTACTTTTTTCAGAAAGGCTCGGAGTCCCTTTGAGGGACATGTGGTAAAGGGTATACCCTTCATAGATTGGTCGACAGGGAATCTTGGACAGGGGCTTTCCGCAGGTTGCGGATTTGCAATAGGTTCGAAAATACGAGGTGAAGACTCTCATATATACGTGTTTATGGGGGATGGTGAACAGCAAAAAGGGCAGATCTCGGAGGCAAGGCGGTTTGCCAAGAAATTTGGCCTTTTAAATATCACGGTAATCGTTGATTATAACGGTCTTCAGATCAGTGGGGCCATAGATTCTGTAATGCCGCAGAATATTGCCGAGAACTATCTCTCTGATGGATGGGATGTTCTTGAAATTGATGGTCATAATTATGATGAGGTTTACCGGGCTTTTAAAAGGACCAGAATCAATGAAAACCCTACCTGTATTATTGCCCATACCATAATGGGGAAGGGCATACCTTTTATGGAAAACAAGGAAAAATATCACGGTAGTCCGCTTAACGAAAGTGAATATAGGGAAGCCTTGCGGACTCTTGGACTGAAAGACGATTTTGAGACATACAAGGTGAACAGGAATGGTCAGTGTTCATGGAAAATCCCTATGAGAGATAAAGAGATCGCAATAGACCCCGGCATTCCCTTCACTTACTCCGACGAGGACAAGATTGACAACAGAACAGCTTTCGGCAAAGCGCTGAAAGACTTGGCGGAAAGGAATATACCTAAAGGCAATATTATCTGTGTTTTTGACTGTGATTTAGCAAGTTCCGTGAAAACGGCCGATTTTGCGAAAGTTTTTCCCGAGTATTTCTTTCAGGGTGGCATCCAGGAACATAACACTGCCACCATTGCTGGTGCCCTGTCGACCGATGGTATCCTTACGTTTTTTGCCGATTTTGGGGCCTTCGGAATAGATGAGACCTACAACCAGCAGAGGCTTAACGATATAAACAAGGCCAACCTCAAGCTTATTCTCACTCATGTGGGTCTTGATGTTGGTCAAGACGGGAAAACGCATCAATGCGTAGACTACATAGGCCTAGCAAATAACTTACACAACTTCAAGGTAATTGTGCCGTGCGATCCGAATCAGATGGACAGGGTGACGCGGTACGTAGCGGCCAGCAAAGGGAATTTTCTGGTGGCTATGGGCCGGTCCCGCTGGGGTGTTACCGTGAGGAGTGACCGGTCCGCATTCTACGGAGACGGATATGAATATCAGTATGGCACAATGGATGTATTAAAGGAAGGGAAGGATGGGGTTATCATCGCCTACGGGGGAATGGTACACAAAGCCCTTCATGTATCGGAGATATTAGAACGGGAAGACATGTACGTTGGTGTTGTCAATATGTCGAGCGTGAAGGAGGTTGACGGGGAAGTGATGAAAAAACTCCGCGGACTCCCCCTAGTGGTTACCTATGAAGATCATAATGTCCTCACAGGGATCGCGCCGCGCATTGCAACGTATCTTCTAAGTCATGGGTATACAGGTCGGATGGAGTCTTTAGGAGTAAAGGCGTACGGAGTGTCGGACGATGCCGAGGAGGCCTACGCGGCGGAAGGACTCGACGCAGCATCCGTGGCAAAGATGCTTCTCGGTATAAGCCGATAA